A stretch of the Massilia varians genome encodes the following:
- a CDS encoding MFS transporter: protein MQDTATAPRLTGVAVCFYVFLPFALGHYLSTLLRNVNAVLAPDLMGTLALTPGELGLLTSAFFFAFALVQLPVGIALDRWGPCRVQLSMMLVGALGALLFARGTGFGQLLVARAIMGLGLGGCFMAAVKAVSTWITPAKLPSVHGYLIAVGGLGAASATMPVRLVLDYTDWRGLFAILAGLTACSGLLIALLYPRDKGPQPKRGPLGQALREVFRAPVFRSTASLVLIPHAVFFGIQGLWIGRWLSDVARFPDDAVAYLLYMGMASVIFGAIGVGMITEWAGRRGIAPLDVAAAGIAVFLLVQAAFVLNYKPSFQLLSVLFTLVGTITGIEYAIIAQSMPRELTGRAATCLNLLIFIGAFVVQAGFGLLVGLWPLDDAGQTPAMAYRMAFAVLVLVQLPGLVGFVRRRRRYSAPAAEDVEEVQAVPT, encoded by the coding sequence ATGCAGGATACCGCCACCGCGCCACGCCTGACCGGCGTGGCGGTTTGTTTCTACGTGTTCCTGCCGTTCGCGCTGGGACACTATCTGTCGACGCTGCTGCGCAACGTGAACGCGGTGCTGGCCCCCGACCTGATGGGGACGCTCGCGCTCACACCGGGCGAGCTGGGGCTGCTCACCAGCGCCTTCTTCTTCGCCTTCGCGCTGGTCCAGTTGCCAGTCGGGATCGCCCTCGACCGCTGGGGGCCGTGCAGGGTGCAGCTGTCGATGATGCTGGTCGGCGCGCTCGGCGCGCTGCTGTTCGCGCGCGGCACCGGCTTCGGGCAGCTGCTGGTGGCGCGCGCCATCATGGGCCTGGGCCTGGGCGGCTGCTTCATGGCGGCGGTGAAGGCGGTGTCCACCTGGATCACCCCGGCCAAGCTGCCTTCGGTGCACGGCTACCTGATCGCCGTCGGCGGGCTCGGTGCCGCCAGCGCGACCATGCCGGTGCGGCTGGTGCTCGACTATACCGACTGGCGCGGCCTGTTCGCCATCCTGGCCGGGCTGACCGCATGTTCCGGCCTGCTGATCGCGCTCCTGTATCCTCGTGACAAGGGACCGCAGCCCAAGCGCGGACCGCTGGGGCAGGCGCTGCGCGAGGTGTTCCGGGCGCCGGTGTTCCGCAGCACGGCCTCGCTGGTCCTGATCCCGCATGCGGTGTTCTTCGGCATCCAGGGGCTGTGGATCGGACGCTGGCTGTCGGACGTCGCGCGCTTCCCCGACGACGCGGTCGCCTACCTGCTCTACATGGGGATGGCGTCGGTGATCTTCGGCGCCATCGGGGTGGGCATGATCACCGAATGGGCCGGCCGGCGCGGCATTGCTCCGCTCGACGTGGCCGCCGCCGGCATCGCCGTGTTCCTGCTGGTACAGGCCGCCTTCGTGCTCAACTACAAGCCGAGCTTCCAGCTGCTGTCGGTGCTGTTCACGCTGGTCGGGACCATTACGGGAATCGAGTACGCCATCATCGCGCAGTCGATGCCGCGCGAGCTGACCGGACGCGCGGCGACCTGCCTGAACCTCCTGATCTTCATCGGCGCCTTCGTGGTGCAGGCGGGCTTCGGCCTGCTGGTCGGCCTGTGGCCCCTGGACGATGCCGGCCAGACTCCCGCCATGGCCTACCGCATGGCCTTTGCCGTGCTGGTACTGGTGCAGTTGCCGGGCCTGGTCGGATTCGTGCGGCGGCGCCGGCGCTACAGCGCGCCGGCCGCCGAGGATGTCGAGGAGGTCCAGGCGGTTCCCACCTGA
- a CDS encoding KamA family radical SAM protein, which produces MITTESTPSKFKPYTRQTIHSARQWQWLTPELQEAVQVVSHVLPFRVNAYVLEELIDWDKVPDDPIYRLTFPHRDMLPASEYEQLRDLVLYKKDEAAIAKLVHGIRMRMNPHPAGQMTHNVPRVNDAPLKGLQHKYKETVLFFPSSGQTCHAYCTFCFRWPQFVGMDDMKFDARECSELVSYLETHQDVTDVLITGGDPMIMNTRSLAEFLEPLLEPNLAHIQNIRIGTKSVAYWPQRFVSDKDSDDLMRLFEKVVRSGKNLAIMGHYNHAVELRHPIAQQAVKRIVGTGATLRMQGPLIRHINEDPKSWAELWTTGVRLGAIPYYMFVERDTGPRDYFSLPLARAHQIFQEAYSMVSGLSRTVRGPSMSAFPGKVVIDGVVTINGEKLFALQFLQARNPEWVRRPFFAKYDPDATWLDHLKPAFGRDKFFFEQESEGPLRGPGGRVIPLVPAGQACSEAGGATQDAA; this is translated from the coding sequence GTGATCACGACCGAATCGACGCCCTCCAAGTTCAAGCCCTATACCCGCCAGACGATCCACTCGGCGCGCCAATGGCAATGGCTGACGCCTGAGCTGCAGGAAGCCGTCCAGGTGGTGTCCCATGTGCTGCCGTTCCGCGTGAACGCCTACGTGCTGGAGGAGCTGATCGACTGGGACAAGGTGCCGGACGATCCGATCTACCGGCTCACCTTCCCGCACCGCGACATGTTGCCCGCCAGCGAATACGAACAGCTGCGCGACCTGGTGCTGTACAAGAAGGACGAGGCGGCCATTGCGAAGCTGGTGCACGGCATCCGGATGCGCATGAACCCGCACCCGGCCGGCCAGATGACGCACAACGTCCCGCGCGTCAACGACGCGCCGCTCAAGGGCCTGCAGCACAAGTACAAGGAAACCGTGCTGTTCTTCCCGAGCTCGGGCCAGACCTGCCACGCCTACTGCACCTTCTGCTTCCGCTGGCCGCAGTTCGTCGGCATGGACGACATGAAGTTCGATGCGCGCGAATGCAGCGAGCTGGTGTCCTACCTCGAGACCCACCAGGACGTCACCGACGTATTGATCACCGGGGGCGACCCAATGATCATGAACACGCGTTCGCTGGCCGAGTTCCTCGAGCCGCTGCTCGAACCGAACCTGGCGCACATCCAGAACATCCGCATCGGCACCAAGTCGGTGGCCTACTGGCCGCAGCGCTTCGTGTCGGACAAGGACAGCGACGACCTGATGCGCCTGTTCGAGAAGGTGGTCAGGTCGGGCAAGAACCTCGCGATCATGGGCCACTACAACCATGCGGTCGAGCTGCGCCATCCGATCGCCCAGCAGGCGGTCAAGCGCATCGTCGGCACCGGCGCCACGCTGCGCATGCAGGGGCCCCTGATCCGCCACATCAACGAAGACCCGAAGAGCTGGGCCGAGCTGTGGACCACCGGCGTGCGCCTGGGCGCGATCCCGTACTACATGTTCGTCGAGCGCGACACCGGGCCGCGCGACTACTTCTCGCTGCCGCTGGCGCGCGCGCACCAGATCTTCCAGGAGGCCTACTCGATGGTGTCGGGCCTGTCGCGCACGGTGCGCGGCCCCTCGATGAGCGCTTTCCCGGGCAAGGTGGTGATCGACGGTGTGGTCACGATCAATGGCGAGAAGCTGTTCGCGCTGCAGTTCCTGCAGGCGCGCAATCCGGAATGGGTGCGCCGTCCCTTCTTCGCCAAGTACGATCCGGACGCCACCTGGCTCGACCACCTGAAGCCGGCCTTCGGGCGCGACAAGTTCTTCTTCGAGCAGGAGAGCGAAGGCCCGCTGCGCGGACCCGGCGGACGTGTGATCCCGCTGGTGCCGGCGGGACAGGCATGCAGCGAAGCCGGCGGCGCTACCCAGGACGCAGCCTGA